From the genome of Papaver somniferum cultivar HN1 chromosome 2, ASM357369v1, whole genome shotgun sequence, one region includes:
- the LOC113347265 gene encoding uncharacterized protein LOC113347265 — translation MKITSFPTSRSSYYFFNVFAKTKNPDSSSSKEPPRITSNIKQNLQFLKLWKEYQSNKSRAPKPATKYRKKKVDKDDLFDDEELYRDPTMNLYYTHQGWDLETVVPVLLVDGYNVCGYWPKLKKYFMSGRLNIARQKLVDELVSFSMLREVKVVVVFDAMMSGLPSHKENFAGVDLVFSSESCADAWIEKEVAALREDGCPKVWVVTSDHCQQHAAHGAGAFIWSCKALISEIKSSQKEYDKMLDEQRSSSMQGKLLKHNLEPEVVDALRDLKKKLSEKESK, via the exons ATGAAAATTACTTCTTTTCCAACATCTCgttcttcttattattttttcaatGTCTTCGCCAAGACCAAGAATcccgattcttcttcttctaag GAACCTCCAAGGATTACATCAAATATCAAGCAGAATTTGCAGTTTTTGAAGTTGTGGAAG GAGTACCAGTCAAACAAATCCCGAGCACCTAAGCCTGCTACTAAATATCGTAAGAAGAAAGTGGACAAGGACGACCtttttgatgatgaagaactATATCGAGATCCTACCATGAACCTTTACTA CACTCACCAGGGTTGGGACTTGGAGACTGTTGTTCCTGTCTTACTTGTTGATGGTTACAATGTATGTGGTTATTGGCCAAAGCTGAAGAAGTATTTTATGAGTGGAAGGCTGAATATCGCTCGCCAAAAGCTTGTTGATGAGTTGGTTTCGTTCAGTATGTTGAGAG AAGTAAAGGTGGTGGTGGTTTTTGATGCCATGATGTCTGGACTCCCTTCTCACAAGGAAAATTTTGCAGG GGTTGATTTAGTATTCTCAAGTGAGTCATGTGCTGATGCCTGGATTGAGAAAGAG GTTGCAGCCTTGAGGGAGGACGGATGCCCTAAGGTTTGGGTCGTGACATCTGATCATTGCCAGCAGCATGCAGCACATGGAGCA GGTGCCTTCATCTGGAGTTGCAAAGCGTTGATTTCAGAG ATAAAGAGCTCGCAAAAGGAGTACGACAAGATGCTTGATGAGCAAAG GTCAAGTTCTATGCAAGGGAAATTGCTAAAGCATAATCTTGAGCCAGAAGTAGTTGATGCTCTTAGAGATCTTAAAAAGAAGCTGTCCGAAAAGGAATCAAAATAA